The Streptomyces sp. R28 region TCGGCGAGGACCGTTCAGCCCTGAAGATCGCGTCCGCGCACCTGGAGCACGAGTTCCACGCCCTGGGCCACGTCCCGCTGGAGGCGCACATACGCATCCTGCGCCAGCTGCTCGGCGCGCTGGTCCTGCGCGCCGCCCACATCCAGGCCCCGGGCAGCCCGGCCACCGACCCGGGCGAGCCGTATGTGCGGTTCCGTGCCGCGGTGGACCACGACTTCGCCAGCGTCCGTCGCGTCGAGGACTACGCCTACGCCCTCGGCTACTCGGCGCGCACGCTCTCCCGCGCCACGCTCGCGGCCGACGGAGTCACCGCCAAGGAGTTCATCGACCGCCGTGTCCTGCTGGAGGCCAGGCGGCTGCTTGCCCACAGCGACCAGTCCGCCGCCCGGATCGCCGCCCAGCTCGGCTTCTCCAGCCCCACCAACTTCAGCAAGTTCTTCCACCGGCACACGGGCAAGAGCCCCCTCGGCTTCCGCGACACGATCCGCGGCACGCAAAGCTGAGCTGGCCGGAAACCACTCTCGTGGACTCCCAGGTCACCTGACGCGCAGTGGTGAACGGGCGTCGCGGAAGACGGTGAAGCTGCCAGCGTTCTTCCGCGAGCCTCTCGACGGGGCTTGCGGCGGGTCGCCTTGCGGCCCAACCGTCCCGGAGAAATCAAGATCGCCCGGCAGATCCCGAGCCCGACAGGTCGCCGTCACCGGGCGAGTCTGTCACCCAGCAGCCGGGGCGACCCTCTTGTTCGGCAAACTTTGCCGCACCGATCAGGGCGTCGAGGCAGTCGCGCGTACCAGCCAGACTGTCGTGCACAGATCCGCGATCATGGCACCCCCCATCCCGCTTCGATCACTCGTTGACGTCGAATCCGTCCACCACCCCGAAGCCGAGGCACAGGCGCCTCCTCCCCGCTCAGAAACCACTCACGCCGGTGATCTGCCGACGGGTGCGGGGCTGCTGATGAGACACACGTGGTAGCCCACATAAACGGGGAACTGGTGGTGTGGGAGAGCGACCGGCTGTCCTTCGAGCGTCTTCAGCAGCGTGCGCACCGCAGAGCGGCGACCGCTGTCCGTGCGGCCGAACAGTGGCCGGCCCACTTTGTCGCCTTCGACCTGCTGCGGGCGGGCGCCGACCTGACCTCGCAGCCCTACCGGGCTCGCCGTGCGGCACTGGAACAGCTCTTCGCCGACCACCGCCTACAGGCCCCCTGGACACTGTGTCCCTCCACCACCGACCCGAAGCAGTCCACCGAGTGGCTGGAGTGGTCGACGGTCGGACTGGAGGGCCTCGTCTTCAAACGCCTGGACCAGCGGTACGTGCCCGGGTTCAGGGCGTGGCGCAAATACCGGTCCCGGCACACGACCGAGGCCGTGATCGGCGCGGTCACCGGTGCCCCGGCCGCTCCCACCACGGCCCTGCTCGGCCGTCTCGACGCCGACGGCCGGCTCCAGTACGCCGGACGCACCACCGTCCTGAACCTGGCCGTCCGCCAAACCCTGGCCGCCGAACTCCTACAGGGCGGACCCGCGCACCCGTGGACGGGGTGGACCTTCAGCGCGAGCTGGGGGTCGCGGGAGCAATTCGCCGTACGGCTGGTCGAGCCGGTTGTCGTCGCGGAGGTCGCGGTCGACGTGTCCCTGGACGTGGCTGGCCGCTGGCGCCACCCCGTGCGGCCTCGGGCCTCCCGGTCCCGGGCGCGTGCACACCCGGCCGGCATGCCCTGGCCACCCGGCACCTGCTGCTCTACACCCCGGTGACCAAGCTCGACGCGTTGGCGGCCATCGCCGCGGGCGCGGACCCCGATGCCCAGCGCTGGCAGGGGAACCAGATGGACCAGGTCGTACCGGACGCCGACACCAGACAGTTCCTGCTGGGCATAGGCCCCGGCGGCGCCACCCCCCGTTGGTTCCCCAAGTCCAACCCCGAATTGGCCGAGCCCTTCGAACCCAGCCCCGAGATGCCCGAGTTCATGGTCTGTGTACACCGCGACACCGGGCGCTACGCCGGGTACCTCGAACTCCACCACGACAGGGGTGAGATCGGCGGCATTCTCGCCCCCGACCATCGAGGCCAGGGCCTCGGCGCTGAACTGTTCCTGGCGGGCGCGGAGTTCGCCCATGGCCACGCCGGTCTGCCGACGGTACGGGCGGGCACGGCGACGGCGAACCTCGCGTGCCGCCGCGCCCTGGAACGCGCCGGCTTCGTCCCGGCCCCCGGCCCGGCCCGCCACACCCTGCCGGACGGTCGTGAGCTGGACAGCGTCTGGTACCGGCACGAGGGCGCCGCGTCGGCGTGTGCGATGCCTTGAGGCAGGAGTGGAGGGGCGGAGGAGCGAGTCCGCCGCCTCGGAACTCGGCCGTGTCCAGCTCGAACCCGAGAGGGCCGGGCAGGGACACGGTCAGCCCGAGCTTGTGCCGGGCACTCTTGGCGTAGGCGTCGCCGGACGGTTCGGAGTGAACCGTCACCTCGCCCTCCTCGCGGTCGATCAGGAGGTAGACCGGGATGCCGGCGCGGGCACAGCCGTGCACGCCTGGCAAGGCCACAAGGGCGACCACAGGTACCACTACTGGGAGTGGAGTGAAGGCGCAGCTTCTGAGGAGGGGCCACACCGAATCAACCACGGAGCAACATGACCGGTCTGGTGCTCCTATCCGGCCCAGCCGATCTCGCGTACCTCGATGGCTCCGTCGTGTGGCGTGTACTGAATCCAGGCGCGGGGTCCGAAGAGGAATAGTCAAATCCTGTGGATCGTGAGGTAGTTCAGGCTGCGTGAGCTTCGGGGCGTTCGACGAGTTCGCCTCGTTCGAAGCGGGCCCCTGCTCGGACGAGGGCGACGAGGTGGGGTGCGTTCACGGCTCGCCAGCGGGCCTGGGCGGACTCGACGAGCTTGAAAACCATCGCCAGGGCGGCGGCCCGGGAGCCGGCCCCCTTGGTGACCTTGGTCCGCAGACGGACGGTCGAGAAGGTCGACTCGATCGGGTTGGTTGTCCGCAGGTGGATCCAGTGCTCGGCGGGGAAGTCGTAGAACGCCAGCAGCTCGTCCTCGTCCTCGACGATCTTCTTGACGGCCTTGGGGAACTTTGCCCCGTACTGCTTGGCGAACGCCTTGACCGCGGCGGCCGCGTGCTCCTTATCCTCGGCGTTGTAGATGTCCTGTATGGCCTTCTTCGCCGCGGGCTGGGCCGACTTCGGGAGGCTGTCGAGGCAGTTGGCCGTTTTGTGAACCCAGCATCTTTGGTGCCGGGTTTCGGGGAAGACCTCGTTCAACGCGTTCCAGAAGCCGAGGGCGCCGTCGCCGACGGCGAGGACGGGAGCGCGCATGCCGCGCCGCTGGCAGTCCCGCATCAGGCTCGCCCAGGATTCCGAGGACTCGCGGTAGCCGTCGGCCATCGCGATCAGCTCCTTGGTGCCGTCCGCGCGCACGCCCATGACGACCAGGACCGCGGCCTTCGCGTCCTCCAGGCGTATCCGCAGGTGAATGCCGTCGGCCCAGACGTAGACGTAGTCCGTGGCGGACAGGTCGCGCTCGCTGAACGTCTTGTGGTCGGCCTGCCACTGGGTGGTCAGCCGGGTGACGGTGGCCGGTGACAGGCCGGCCGAGGAGCCGAGGAACTGCTCGAGCGCGGGCACGAAATCCCCGCTGGACAGCCCGTGGAGGTAGAGGAGCGGCAGCACCTCGCTGATCTTCGGGGACTTGCGGCACCACGGCGGCAGGATCGCCGAGGAGAACCGCTTGCGCTCGCCGGTTGCCTCGTCGATGCGCTTGTCGTTGATGCGAGGGGCCTTCACCTCGACCGTCCCGGCCACGGTGGTCACGGAGCGGGGCTGGTGATAGCCGTTGCGGACCACCAGACGGCGCCCGTTCTCGTCTCGCTGGTCGGCCAAATCGGCTATGTAGGAGTTGACTTCAGCCTCCAGAGCGGCGGCCAGCATCCGCCGCGCGCCCTCGCGGACGATGTCGTCGATCAGGGAGCCGGTCCCGGTCGTTCCATCTGCATTCACTACGCTCAGCACGGGCGTGCCTTCCCGACCGACGGTGCAACGTCGGCCTGCTCGATGACCAGAAGTCGATCACTCGGGAAGGTACGCCCTTCGCGTCCAACCCGAGGCCGATCCACAGGTCATGAGCATTGCTCTCAGCGCGCTGGCCATACTGGCCTGCGTCGTTGTCCCTGGCGTCTGGTCTGCGAAGCCAGATCGGCGGCGGGATGCCCGCGCCATGACCGAACTACTGCTTGGCATGCCTCCTGGGAGGCGTCGGTGACCCGTGCTCAGACGTGCCGTCACGGGGCTGGCCACAGGCCGGTGCGGAGCTGTGCTCCCCGCTCCCGCGGGGTTGGTCTCGCGCCTTGCTCGTCTCGAGGGGCGCGTCGATCCGCTCCGAAAGCGAACCTGGGTGCGTGTCAACGCTGCCGCGCTCCAGCGAGTCATTCGGCGAGCGCCTGCCACAAGACCTTCAGCAGTACCGGGGCGCGCTCGGCGAACAGGCCGACCACCACGGTGGGTTTCGAGGGCGGGTGACGAACGGTCTCCGTGGGCAGGGAGTCAGACCGACGGTCATGGCGTGCATGGTCCGTAGGTGTCAGTAATCCGGGCGCCGGGAAGCGGGCGCCGAGCCTGGCTGATGGACAGACGGGTGGAGATGTCGTTGGGGTCGTGAGAGTGGAGTTCTTCCTCAATGGCGTCTTGGGTACCCAAGAGCCGCAGAACGTTGGAGGAACGCAGGCGCCAGCTGTCAGGTCCGGAGGCCAGGATTTCCAGGCCCAACATCACATCTCTTTCAACAGGACGCGACACTCGTCGGCCGTGCGTGTGGGCGTTGTGTGCGATGAGCAGTGCGATGACCTTATAGCGGGGGTCGAGGTTGAGGTTGAGGCGCACAGTGTCGCGGATACGACGTCGCAGGGCCGGTGAGTCGACAACGCGTTCGAGGATGTCGTTGTCGATGGTCCAGGGTGGCCCGTCGGGAGTACGGCTGGCCAGTGCTTCGCTGACGAGGGCCTCGCCGGCGACCTGCAGGAGTTTGGGGTGGTAGTTGCAGTAGGACAGCAGTCGGCAGCACCAGTTCGGTGCACTTCCGACGCGCGATGATGCTGCTGGCGTCGGCCGGCGGGAACCGGGTCCCGGTGATCGCCCAGCTGGTACAGGCCGACGATGACACCGTCCGGGATGTGATCCACCGGTTCAACGAGATCGGCCTGGCCTGTCTGGGCCCTCGGTGGGCAGGAGGCCGTCCCCGCCAACTCAGTCCTGACGAAGAGGACTTCGTCGTCCAGACGGCCACAACCCGCCCGACCAAGCTCGGCCATCCCTTCACCCCTGGTCCATCCGCAAACTGCTGGCCTACCTGAGGAAAGTCCATGGGCGGGGCATCCGCATCGGCCGCGAGACGTTACGCCGTCTGCTCGCCCGCCGCGGCATCACCTTCCAGCGCACCAAGACGTGGAAGGAGTCCCCGGACCCCAACCGCGACGCCAAACTTGACCGGATCGAGGAGGTCCTGGACGGTCTCCCGGACCGGGTCTTCGCCTTCGACGAGTTCGGCCCGCTCGGCATCCGCCCCACCGGCGGTGCGGGCTGGGCCCCCGCCAGTCACCCCGAGCGGCACCCGGCGACCTACCACCGTACCCACGGCATCCGGTACTTCCACGGCTGCTATTCGGTCGGCGGCGACACGCTCTGGGGCATCAACCGCCGGAAGAAGAGTGCCGCGAACACACTGGCCGCGCTCAGATCGGTCCGGGCCGCCCGACCGGACGGCGCCCCCATCTACGTCATCCTGGACAACCTGTCCGCCCGCAAGGGCGAGACGATCCGCCGCTGGGCGAAGAAGAACCGCATCGAGCTGTGTTTCACGCCGACATACGCGTCCTGGGCCAACCCAATCGAGGCGCACTTCGGGCCGCTGCGGCAGTTCACCATCGCCAACTCCAACCACCGCAACCACACCGTGCAGACCCGGGCCCCGCACGCCTATCTGCGCTGGCGCAACGCGGATGCCCGTCACCCCGACGTGCTGGCAGCCCAGCGCCGCGAGCGCGCTCGCATCCGCAGCGAGAAGGGCATCCGTTGGGGCGGACGTCCCTCGCCAATGCCGCTTGACCAGCCCGGCGACCCTGCCCGGCCGGGTCCTAGCGGTACCCGTCCACGCTGGCGCCGGCTGGAGCGAGGGTGGGCCAGGAATGCCCTGCTCTGTCGGAGGCAGCGGACCGTAGGAGGTCAAGAAGAGTGCACCCCGGGTAGCCCCGAAAACTCGCGTAGGTGCCCCGGTAATAGCAGCTCCAGTAGCTCACGACCCGCCGTTGAGTGCGCGCGAAGAAGGCCGGGTTGTCCACGATGAACTGCCCGTAAGCGAGGTGGCCGCGGGTGCCGGGAGTGGCGAGATCACGGAGCTCATCGCAGATGACGACCAGGATCTCCAAGACGTACTCGCCAACCAGCTGCACGACGAAGGGGACGACCCATGGGTCCGTGGAACCAACGACCTTCTCCAGGTGGCGCTGTCTGACCACACCGTCGCAGTGCCTTGAGTACAGGCAGTGCAGAAGCTGTTGTTGGCGCGACGAAAGCGACGCCACCGCGTCAGGTGCCGGCTCGTCGTTGTAGAGGCGCCCGGGGATCAAAAGCTGCTGGTCCTCTACAGCGACCGAGAACGAGGCATGCGGCTGGAGCCGAGAATCAGGCATCACCGCCAGGACTGCCTCGGCATCGCTTGCAAGCGCGGCTGGGAACGCCGTGATCAACGGATTGCTGCTGTCGGAAAGCGGCTGCACGAGCCGAGCATAGGCGGATGCCTCGGCCAGGTAGCTGGCATCAATGGCCCCACACCCCGCCCAAACCGGCGAAGGTATGCGGTCAGAGCACTAGGCAGAGCGCGCCGATGGCCAGGTTCCGCAGTGAAGCCATCACCCGCGGTGCGCTGCCGGTCCGTACCCGCGAGGCATCCTCTCCGAATGTCACATCCCTGACATGGTGCTGACGATTCTCGATTGCCCAGTGTCCGCGTACGCGTTCCGCCAGGTCAGCGAGTGTGGCCTGGTGAGCCGTGAGGCTGGTGACCGCGTAGACGCGTTCGAGCGACACCTTCCCGGTGCGCACCGTGCCCCGCCGGCGGACGATCTGCAGCGCCTGGTCGGCGGGTGGGAACGGCAGTCCCGGCACGGTGACGGCCTTCAGGCGGCGGATCTCATCGCGGCCGTGGGTGGCGGCCCGGGTGCGGTCCATCAGCGGCACCTCCTTCCAGGAGAGATCCCTTCACCAGTGCGTGCAGGGTCGAGTGGTTGCCCTTGAGTATGGCGCTGTAGTGCGCGCCCTTCTCCTCGACCAGGAACCTCGCGTGGTCGGTCTGGGTCAGCAGCGCGTCGAAGGTCACCACCGAGCCGGTAAGAACCAGCGGGTCCAGCAGCGGCCGGAACGCGGTGATCTCGTTGCTCTTGGCGTCGACCTCGTGCTGGGCCAACACGATGCCGTCGCCGCGCAGCGCGGACAACAGGTGCACGCAGCAACCGTCGACGCGGACAGCGCCACGCAGGGATTTGCCGTCCACCGCGACCGCCGCCCGCACCCGGCGGGACGGCGCATAGGGGGCCTGGTCGGTACGGGAGGCGTCTGCACGGGAGGTGAGCCAGCCGCCTATCGCCGCTTCGAGCGCGTCGCCGTCGATACCGCTGCAGTACCCGACGCACGGTCGCCTCGCTGGGCGCCCGGT contains the following coding sequences:
- a CDS encoding helix-turn-helix domain-containing protein: MVRTGHRAEKRIPDVGFAAPVGTPAGVEVLSLAVLRERAPVRLGKGRITLPQRPDFHHLITLSEGRLRHTVDFTGYTLEPGVWLWVRPGQVQQWGDLENAEGTLILFERDFLDPATVAAAGLDEQHAPPLLTPIGEDRSALKIASAHLEHEFHALGHVPLEAHIRILRQLLGALVLRAAHIQAPGSPATDPGEPYVRFRAAVDHDFASVRRVEDYAYALGYSARTLSRATLAADGVTAKEFIDRRVLLEARRLLAHSDQSAARIAAQLGFSSPTNFSKFFHRHTGKSPLGFRDTIRGTQS
- a CDS encoding ATP-dependent DNA ligase, with the protein product MVAHINGELVVWESDRLSFERLQQRAHRRAATAVRAAEQWPAHFVAFDLLRAGADLTSQPYRARRAALEQLFADHRLQAPWTLCPSTTDPKQSTEWLEWSTVGLEGLVFKRLDQRYVPGFRAWRKYRSRHTTEAVIGAVTGAPAAPTTALLGRLDADGRLQYAGRTTVLNLAVRQTLAAELLQGGPAHPWTGWTFSASWGSREQFAVRLVEPVVVAEVAVDVSLDVAGRWRHPVRPRASRSRARAHPAGMPWPPGTCCSTPR
- a CDS encoding GNAT family N-acetyltransferase yields the protein MTKLDALAAIAAGADPDAQRWQGNQMDQVVPDADTRQFLLGIGPGGATPRWFPKSNPELAEPFEPSPEMPEFMVCVHRDTGRYAGYLELHHDRGEIGGILAPDHRGQGLGAELFLAGAEFAHGHAGLPTVRAGTATANLACRRALERAGFVPAPGPARHTLPDGRELDSVWYRHEGAASACAMP
- a CDS encoding IS256 family transposase, with the protein product MLSVVNADGTTGTGSLIDDIVREGARRMLAAALEAEVNSYIADLADQRDENGRRLVVRNGYHQPRSVTTVAGTVEVKAPRINDKRIDEATGERKRFSSAILPPWCRKSPKISEVLPLLYLHGLSSGDFVPALEQFLGSSAGLSPATVTRLTTQWQADHKTFSERDLSATDYVYVWADGIHLRIRLEDAKAAVLVVMGVRADGTKELIAMADGYRESSESWASLMRDCQRRGMRAPVLAVGDGALGFWNALNEVFPETRHQRCWVHKTANCLDSLPKSAQPAAKKAIQDIYNAEDKEHAAAAVKAFAKQYGAKFPKAVKKIVEDEDELLAFYDFPAEHWIHLRTTNPIESTFSTVRLRTKVTKGAGSRAAALAMVFKLVESAQARWRAVNAPHLVALVRAGARFERGELVERPEAHAA
- a CDS encoding ISAs1 family transposase; translated protein: MPLPISLSVAGPRCAIRTGPTGRPARRPCVGYCSGIDGDALEAAIGGWLTSRADASRTDQAPYAPSRRVRAAVAVDGKSLRGAVRVDGCCVHLLSALRGDGIVLAQHEVDAKSNEITAFRPLLDPLVLTGSVVTFDALLTQTDHARFLVEEKGAHYSAILKGNHSTLHALVKGSLLEGGAADGPHPGRHPRPR